A stretch of [Clostridium] scindens DNA encodes these proteins:
- a CDS encoding ABC transporter substrate-binding protein, translated as MKLKRILAAGLILSMTAGMAMTGCGKKEEGKASVYYLNFKPEVAKQWEEIAKEYKKETGVEVKVVTAASGTYESTLKSEVAKKNPPTLFQVNGPIGYHNWKDYCLDLADTEVYNNLTDKDMAIRGVDGKGVYGIPYVVEGYGIIYNDAIMKKYFALPQKAVEIGSAEEIKDFETLKAVVEDMTRHKDELGIEGVFSSTSFAAGEDWRWQTHLANVPIYYEYQESGVTDKEKIDFTYNKNFQNIFDLYLNNSCTEPGLVGSKTVEDSMAEFALGKSAMVQNGNWGWGQVSDVKGNVVKEEDVKFLPIYTGMDEDAKQGLCIGTENFWCVNSKVDEAKRQAAIEFLNWLTNEEKGKKEMVKLGFISPFKTFGEDEQPDDPLAKEVVRYMNDNGLETISWNFTSFPSQTFKDNFGASLLEYAQGSKEWKAVVSDMKKDWAAEKANSSDGE; from the coding sequence ATGAAATTAAAGAGAATCCTGGCGGCAGGACTGATATTGTCTATGACCGCCGGCATGGCTATGACCGGATGCGGAAAGAAGGAGGAAGGAAAAGCATCCGTCTATTACCTGAACTTTAAGCCGGAGGTGGCAAAACAGTGGGAAGAGATCGCGAAAGAGTATAAGAAAGAAACCGGGGTAGAGGTAAAGGTGGTGACAGCTGCCTCCGGCACTTATGAATCAACGCTTAAGTCCGAGGTCGCCAAGAAGAATCCGCCGACCCTGTTTCAGGTAAACGGACCCATCGGCTATCATAACTGGAAAGATTACTGCCTGGATCTGGCAGATACGGAAGTCTATAATAATCTGACAGACAAGGATATGGCGATCCGTGGCGTGGATGGCAAGGGCGTCTATGGAATTCCATACGTGGTAGAGGGATATGGCATCATTTATAACGATGCGATCATGAAGAAGTATTTTGCACTGCCGCAAAAGGCGGTAGAGATCGGTTCAGCAGAAGAGATTAAAGATTTTGAAACATTGAAAGCTGTAGTGGAAGATATGACCAGGCATAAGGACGAACTGGGCATTGAAGGCGTATTCTCCTCCACTTCTTTTGCGGCAGGGGAGGATTGGAGATGGCAGACCCATCTTGCCAACGTTCCGATCTACTACGAGTATCAGGAAAGCGGCGTGACAGACAAAGAGAAGATTGACTTTACCTACAACAAGAACTTTCAGAATATCTTCGATCTGTACCTGAATAACTCTTGTACGGAACCTGGACTTGTAGGCTCCAAGACGGTGGAAGACTCCATGGCGGAATTCGCCCTTGGCAAATCAGCCATGGTCCAGAACGGTAACTGGGGATGGGGACAAGTCTCTGACGTTAAAGGCAATGTCGTAAAGGAAGAGGATGTAAAATTCCTTCCAATCTATACAGGAATGGATGAGGATGCAAAACAGGGCCTGTGCATCGGCACAGAGAACTTCTGGTGCGTCAACAGCAAGGTGGATGAAGCCAAGAGGCAGGCTGCCATTGAATTCCTGAATTGGCTGACCAATGAGGAGAAGGGCAAGAAGGAAATGGTCAAGCTTGGATTCATTTCCCCATTTAAGACGTTTGGCGAGGATGAGCAGCCGGATGATCCGCTGGCAAAAGAAGTGGTCAGATATATGAATGACAATGGACTTGAAACCATATCCTGGAATTTCACCTCATTTCCAAGCCAGACCTTCAAGGATAATTTCGGCGCGTCCCTGCTGGAATACGCTCAGGGAAGCAAGGAATGGAAAGCGGTGGTATCTGATATGAAAAAGGACTGGGCTGCGGAAAAAGCCAATTCATCGGACGGTGAATAG
- a CDS encoding carbohydrate ABC transporter permease, with protein MQKTLKRYFPIFVLPTLLAFAVAFLIPFIMGIYLSFCNFTTVIDARFTGISNYARMFSNQDFLSALSFTARFTVVSVILINAGAFLLALALTKGIKGTNLYRTVFFMPNLIGGIVLGYIWQLIINAVLLRSGVTITTSAKYGFWGLVILMGWQMIGYMMIIYIAGIQNISTELMEAAKIDGATNLQILGKITIPLVMPSITICLFLTLTNSFKLFDQNLALTAGLPGRQTQMLALDIYNTFYGRTGWEGVGQAKAVVFFVMVAAIALLQLYFTRRREVEN; from the coding sequence ATGCAGAAGACCTTAAAGAGATATTTTCCTATTTTCGTGCTTCCGACCCTGCTGGCATTTGCGGTCGCGTTCCTGATTCCGTTCATAATGGGAATCTATCTGTCGTTCTGTAACTTTACAACCGTGATCGATGCAAGATTCACAGGCATCAGCAATTATGCCAGGATGTTCTCAAACCAGGACTTCCTGTCAGCGTTGTCCTTTACGGCAAGATTTACAGTTGTTTCAGTCATCCTGATCAATGCAGGCGCTTTTCTTCTGGCGCTTGCGCTTACAAAAGGAATCAAAGGAACCAATCTTTACCGAACCGTATTCTTTATGCCCAATCTGATCGGCGGCATCGTGCTGGGATATATCTGGCAGCTGATCATCAACGCGGTGCTTCTGCGATCCGGGGTTACCATAACCACCAGCGCAAAGTACGGCTTCTGGGGGCTGGTGATCCTCATGGGCTGGCAGATGATCGGATATATGATGATCATCTATATCGCTGGTATCCAGAACATTTCCACAGAACTGATGGAAGCGGCAAAGATAGACGGGGCTACGAATCTTCAGATATTGGGAAAGATTACGATCCCGCTGGTCATGCCCTCCATCACCATCTGCCTGTTCCTGACGCTTACCAACTCCTTCAAGCTGTTTGACCAGAATCTGGCGCTGACGGCCGGACTGCCAGGGAGGCAGACGCAGATGCTGGCGCTTGACATCTACAATACCTTTTATGGCAGAACCGGCTGGGAAGGCGTAGGGCAGGCCAAGGCAGTGGTATTCTTCGTGATGGTCGCGGCGATCGCGCTGCTGCAGCTTTATTTTACCAGACGCAGGGAGGTGGAGAACTGA
- a CDS encoding carbohydrate ABC transporter permease, whose amino-acid sequence MGRPKAKKEEDVSELSRRAGVTLTVGIGILAVIFLLPILVVLQNSFKSKLYISNDPFALPIGDLFAGLENYAGGIEKTGFLSAFGYSLFITVFSVALIILCTSMTAWYIVRVKNRFTTALYYLFVFAMIVPFQMVMFTMTKIANMLYLDNPVGIIFLYLGFGCGLSVFMFCGFIKSIPLEIEEAAMIDGCAPLQTFFRIVLPILKPTVITIAILNAMWIWNDYLLPYLVIGSDYKTIPIAVQYLRGGYGSVDMGAMMAMLVLAILPIIIFYLLSQKHIIKGVAAGAVKG is encoded by the coding sequence ATGGGAAGGCCAAAAGCAAAGAAAGAGGAGGACGTAAGCGAACTGTCCCGGAGAGCAGGCGTGACGCTGACCGTGGGTATCGGAATTCTGGCGGTGATTTTCCTGCTGCCCATTCTGGTGGTGCTGCAGAATTCATTTAAAAGCAAGCTGTATATCAGTAATGACCCCTTTGCCCTGCCGATTGGCGATCTGTTTGCAGGGCTTGAGAATTACGCGGGAGGGATAGAAAAGACCGGATTTTTGTCCGCATTCGGGTATTCCTTATTCATCACGGTGTTTTCGGTAGCCCTCATCATCCTGTGTACTTCGATGACCGCCTGGTATATCGTGAGGGTTAAGAATCGCTTTACCACGGCGCTCTATTATCTGTTCGTCTTCGCGATGATCGTGCCCTTCCAGATGGTGATGTTTACGATGACGAAGATTGCCAACATGCTGTATCTGGATAATCCGGTGGGAATCATATTCCTGTACCTAGGGTTTGGCTGCGGCCTTTCGGTATTTATGTTCTGCGGATTTATCAAATCCATCCCGCTGGAGATAGAAGAGGCGGCGATGATTGACGGCTGCGCGCCTCTTCAGACATTTTTCAGGATCGTGCTTCCGATATTGAAGCCGACGGTGATCACCATCGCCATCCTAAATGCCATGTGGATCTGGAACGACTACCTGCTTCCTTATCTGGTCATTGGCAGCGACTATAAGACGATCCCCATCGCGGTCCAATATCTGAGGGGCGGGTATGGCTCCGTTGATATGGGCGCCATGATGGCAATGCTGGTCCTGGCCATTCTTCCAATCATCATCTTCTATCTGCTCAGCCAGAAGCATATCATTAAGGGTGTTGCCGCGGGGGCGGTAAAGGGATAG